The following is a genomic window from Salinibacterium sp. UTAS2018.
ACAGCTTGGCGATCGTCAACCGCACCGGTGCCGACGCCGCAGAGGTAGCAGAGCTCGCCCGCTACATCGGGGCGTGCGTGCTTAGCCGCTACGGCATCCACTTGCAGCCCGAGCCGGTCGCTGTTGGAGTTGAGCTGGCCTAGCGGTCACATTGGTCCAGCGGCCACATTGCCCTAGTGGGTGCGGGGCAGCAGCCCCAACTCCATCGCCTTCGTCACCGCCCGCGTGCGATCTTTCACGTCGAGCTTCTCGAACACGTGGATGAGGTGGGTCTTCACGGTCGCCTCGCTCACGAACAAAGCGGCGGCGACCTTTCGGTTGCTATTGCCCGCTGCCACGAGAGCGAGCACTTGAGTTTCACGATCGCTCAGCGACACCTTCGCGGGTTCGCGCATGCGGTTCACGAGCAGCGCCGCAATAGAGGGGGCGAGCGCAACCTCGCCGCGGGCGACTGAACGCAGCCCCGCCAAAATCTCGTCCTCGGGTGCCGCCTTCAGCAGGTAGCCACTCGCGCCCGCCTCAATCGCAGTGAGAATGTTCTCGTCTGATTCGTAGGTCGTGAGAATGAGCAC
Proteins encoded in this region:
- a CDS encoding response regulator transcription factor; this encodes MIRVVVADDHPIVRSGIVGLLSSADDIEVVGEASDGTQAVTLATQLSPDVVLMDLRMPGLGGAEATAQLVAARPDVRVLILTTYESDENILTAIEAGASGYLLKAAPEDEILAGLRSVARGEVALAPSIAALLVNRMREPAKVSLSDRETQVLALVAAGNSNRKVAAALFVSEATVKTHLIHVFEKLDVKDRTRAVTKAMELGLLPRTH